The following coding sequences are from one Mesorhizobium onobrychidis window:
- a CDS encoding ABC transporter substrate-binding protein gives MSGNTSQWNRRSILKAGAASLAAFGPGLQLFGASASAAAKLVVQYDWLMSNGQIGDVAAVANGYFKEAGLEVEFSPGGPNAATVPPVVSGAAQLGQFSESPQLYAARASGVPVKIIACGYRTGPYALTSKPAKPIRSVADLKGMRIGTQPTARFAIDAMLAKNKIDPSEVTIVNVGFDKAPLVRGDVDAIGGWITNTQALSVVGDDRIDLLLSELGLASYADVYFATDSAIESDSETLAKFIGAVAKGWGWVHANPEQAVDKLVAAYPEIDAGWEKKTIPLVLKLSFDDNTKKDGWGTFDPASIESQIALLDQIGQYPNGRPKAEDVYTTEILELSAAERPKLGAPAS, from the coding sequence ATGAGTGGGAACACATCGCAGTGGAATCGCAGATCGATCCTGAAGGCCGGCGCTGCCAGCCTGGCGGCTTTCGGGCCGGGTCTTCAGCTGTTTGGCGCCAGCGCATCGGCAGCTGCCAAGCTGGTCGTCCAGTATGACTGGCTGATGTCGAACGGCCAGATTGGCGACGTGGCAGCCGTCGCCAATGGCTATTTCAAAGAAGCCGGGCTCGAAGTCGAGTTCAGCCCCGGAGGGCCGAACGCCGCCACCGTGCCGCCGGTGGTGTCCGGTGCCGCCCAGCTCGGCCAATTCTCCGAATCGCCTCAACTCTATGCCGCGCGGGCGAGCGGCGTTCCGGTAAAGATCATCGCCTGCGGCTATCGCACCGGGCCCTATGCGCTGACGTCGAAACCGGCGAAGCCGATCCGGTCGGTGGCGGATCTGAAGGGGATGCGGATCGGCACGCAGCCGACCGCGCGCTTCGCCATCGACGCGATGCTGGCGAAGAACAAGATCGACCCTTCCGAGGTCACCATCGTCAATGTCGGGTTCGATAAGGCGCCGCTCGTCCGTGGCGACGTGGATGCGATCGGCGGCTGGATCACCAACACGCAGGCGCTCAGCGTCGTCGGCGACGATCGCATCGATCTGCTGTTGTCGGAGCTGGGCCTGGCGTCCTATGCCGACGTCTACTTCGCGACCGACAGCGCCATCGAATCCGATTCCGAGACCCTGGCAAAATTCATCGGTGCGGTCGCCAAGGGTTGGGGCTGGGTACACGCCAATCCCGAGCAGGCGGTCGACAAGCTCGTCGCGGCCTATCCCGAGATCGACGCAGGCTGGGAAAAGAAGACGATCCCCCTGGTGCTGAAACTGTCGTTCGACGACAACACGAAAAAGGATGGATGGGGCACGTTCGATCCTGCCTCGATCGAGAGCCAGATCGCGCTGCTTGACCAGATTGGCCAATACCCGAACGGCAGGCCGAAGGCCGAGGACGTCTATACGACTGAGATTCTCGAACTCAGTGCGGCTGAACGGCCGAAGCTCGGCGCACCTGCCTCTTGA
- a CDS encoding ABC transporter ATP-binding protein: MAAPAIETSGLDVGYPGRRSPVTVISGLELTVEAGTFLSILGPSGCGKSTFLRVVADLLAPLAGTIRVMGETPSAVRSGRGVGFVFQDSTLLPWRTARENVRLPIQVGRRSLSRMIDDRADELLELVGLSALGERLPHQLSGGQRQRLAIARALLGEPRLLLMDEPFGALDEITRDRLNDELLNLWRRTETTVLFVTHSIAEAVYLGQRVIVLAAHPGRIVADHDLRPLKGPDNRCSREDPAIVAAMARMRSALGAAS; this comes from the coding sequence ATGGCCGCGCCGGCCATCGAAACCTCCGGGCTCGACGTCGGCTATCCCGGCCGGCGCTCGCCAGTGACGGTGATCTCCGGTCTCGAACTGACAGTCGAGGCCGGGACGTTCCTGTCGATCCTCGGGCCTTCGGGGTGCGGAAAGTCGACGTTTCTGCGGGTTGTCGCCGATCTTTTGGCGCCGCTCGCGGGCACGATACGCGTGATGGGCGAAACGCCGTCGGCGGTGCGCTCCGGCCGCGGCGTGGGTTTTGTCTTCCAGGACTCGACCCTTTTGCCGTGGCGCACGGCGCGCGAGAATGTACGGCTGCCGATCCAGGTGGGCCGCCGCAGCCTGTCGCGCATGATAGACGACCGGGCCGACGAACTGCTCGAACTCGTCGGCCTGTCGGCGCTCGGTGAGCGCCTGCCACATCAGCTCTCCGGCGGACAACGCCAAAGGCTGGCGATCGCCCGGGCGCTGCTTGGCGAGCCACGTCTGCTTCTGATGGACGAACCCTTTGGTGCGCTTGACGAGATCACCCGCGATCGCCTCAACGACGAACTGCTGAACCTTTGGCGGCGGACCGAAACGACCGTGCTGTTCGTCACACATTCCATTGCCGAAGCGGTCTATCTCGGACAGCGCGTGATCGTGCTTGCCGCCCATCCCGGAAGGATCGTCGCCGACCACGACCTTCGTCCGCTGAAGGGGCCGGACAACAGATGCTCGCGCGAGGATCCGGCGATCGTCGCGGCGATGGCCAGGATGCGCTCCGCCCTTGGAGCGGCCTCGTGA
- a CDS encoding ABC transporter permease, whose protein sequence is MNRGPLSPFAQTVLPIIGAGSLILAWQVLLPLAGVPAYIVPTPTAIAGVFARNGSLLLSNLWPTAIEALSGFVLGNLAAVLLAIVFVHSRTLQAAYFPVVLFFNTIPVLALAPVVILIFGLGMLPKIVIAAVICFFPTLINMIRGLESASPSEHELFRVLSATRWEVFWRLRLPRALPMLFASLRIASATAVIGAIVGEWIGSDKGLGALIIQATFNYQSDRLYAAIVLSSLLSIGFFMTVVAAERWSVRYR, encoded by the coding sequence GTGAACCGGGGGCCGCTTTCGCCGTTCGCACAGACCGTGCTGCCGATCATCGGCGCCGGCTCGCTCATTCTCGCATGGCAGGTCCTGCTGCCGCTCGCTGGCGTGCCCGCATACATCGTTCCGACGCCGACCGCGATAGCGGGCGTGTTTGCCAGGAACGGATCGCTTCTCCTGTCGAACCTCTGGCCGACGGCCATCGAGGCGCTCTCCGGCTTCGTGCTCGGCAACCTCGCCGCAGTGCTGCTGGCGATCGTCTTCGTGCACAGCCGTACGCTGCAGGCTGCCTATTTTCCGGTCGTGCTGTTCTTCAATACGATCCCGGTGCTTGCGCTGGCCCCGGTCGTCATCCTCATCTTCGGCCTCGGCATGCTGCCCAAGATCGTGATCGCGGCGGTGATCTGTTTCTTCCCGACGCTGATCAACATGATCCGGGGCCTGGAATCGGCGAGCCCCAGCGAGCACGAGCTGTTCCGCGTGCTGTCGGCGACGCGTTGGGAAGTATTCTGGCGCCTGCGTTTGCCGCGTGCGCTGCCAATGCTTTTCGCTTCGCTGCGGATCGCCTCGGCGACCGCGGTGATCGGCGCGATCGTTGGCGAATGGATCGGCTCCGACAAAGGTCTCGGTGCGCTGATCATCCAGGCAACCTTCAACTATCAGTCCGACCGGCTCTACGCCGCTATCGTGCTCTCATCGCTGTTGTCGATCGGGTTCTTCATGACGGTCGTCGCCGCTGAGCGATGGTCCGTTCGCTACCGTTGA
- a CDS encoding serine hydrolase: protein MGLGRNFRRWGMWAFIAVLVLSPHAASADTITPERIAAALSKFELLAEGVVKDGAVPGLAIGVVHGDEVIFLKGFGHREAGKPEAVDADTVFQIASLSKPVSATIVAALVSERIVSWDAKIVDLDPAFRLAEPYPTSELTVRDLFSHRSGLPGTAGDDLEDIGYDRAEILRRLRFVSPSSSFRAGYSYSNFGLTEGATAAAKPTGKSWEEVAEEKLYRPLGMTSTSSRHADFIKHANRAALHVKIDGVWAAKVKRDPDAQAPAGGVSSTARDLSQWVRLVLGNGVYAGETLIAADALDQTHVPLMARGKNPVSGGESFYGLGWNIEFGRHGLSWGHAGAFSVGARTLVTLFPEEKLGIVIVANAFSTGVPEGLSESFADMAFDGKVEKDWIKAWDDAYASLFGPAVAAAKATYAAPPSPARPAGPASAYEGRYSNDFIGDAIVSSAGDALVLKVGPAGARSYSLKHFDGDLFLTFPDAETPDRPSGVGFDIGPDGKASAMTIEFLDDNNLGTLRRVGD from the coding sequence GTGGGGCTGGGTCGGAATTTCCGCCGTTGGGGGATGTGGGCCTTTATCGCCGTCTTGGTGCTTTCGCCGCATGCAGCGTCGGCCGATACCATCACGCCCGAGCGGATTGCCGCCGCCCTGTCGAAGTTCGAACTGCTCGCCGAAGGCGTGGTCAAGGACGGTGCCGTACCCGGTCTCGCCATCGGGGTCGTGCATGGCGACGAGGTGATCTTCCTCAAGGGGTTCGGACATCGCGAGGCCGGAAAGCCGGAGGCGGTCGACGCGGACACGGTGTTCCAGATCGCCTCCCTCTCCAAGCCGGTCTCCGCAACGATAGTGGCGGCGCTGGTCAGCGAGCGCATCGTTTCCTGGGATGCGAAAATCGTCGATCTCGATCCGGCCTTCCGGCTCGCCGAGCCCTATCCGACCAGTGAACTCACGGTCCGCGACCTGTTCTCGCACCGCAGCGGACTTCCCGGCACCGCCGGAGACGACCTCGAGGACATTGGCTACGATCGCGCGGAGATCCTGCGTCGTCTGCGGTTCGTGTCGCCATCGTCGAGCTTTCGTGCCGGTTACTCCTACAGCAATTTTGGACTGACCGAGGGTGCCACCGCGGCCGCGAAGCCGACAGGCAAGTCCTGGGAGGAGGTCGCCGAGGAGAAGCTCTACCGTCCGCTTGGAATGACCTCGACCAGCTCCCGTCATGCGGACTTCATCAAGCACGCCAATCGCGCCGCGCTCCACGTCAAAATCGACGGCGTCTGGGCCGCGAAGGTAAAGCGCGATCCGGATGCGCAGGCGCCGGCGGGCGGCGTCAGCTCCACGGCACGCGATCTCTCGCAATGGGTGCGCCTCGTGCTCGGCAACGGGGTCTATGCCGGCGAGACCCTCATTGCCGCCGATGCGCTGGACCAGACGCATGTTCCCCTGATGGCGCGCGGCAAGAACCCCGTCTCCGGTGGCGAGTCCTTCTACGGTCTCGGCTGGAATATCGAATTCGGCCGGCACGGTCTGAGCTGGGGTCATGCCGGCGCGTTCAGCGTCGGCGCCCGTACCCTGGTGACACTTTTTCCGGAGGAGAAGCTTGGCATCGTCATTGTCGCCAACGCCTTTTCGACAGGCGTGCCGGAAGGGCTGTCCGAGAGCTTTGCCGATATGGCCTTTGACGGAAAGGTCGAGAAGGACTGGATCAAGGCATGGGACGACGCCTATGCTAGCCTGTTCGGCCCGGCGGTCGCCGCCGCCAAGGCCACCTATGCCGCGCCACCGTCTCCGGCAAGGCCGGCCGGACCGGCCAGTGCCTATGAAGGCCGCTATTCCAACGACTTCATTGGCGATGCGATCGTTTCGAGTGCGGGAGACGCCCTTGTGCTCAAGGTCGGGCCGGCCGGCGCCCGGTCCTATTCATTGAAGCATTTCGACGGCGACCTCTTCCTGACCTTCCCGGACGCCGAGACGCCGGACAGGCCCTCGGGCGTAGGCTTTGACATCGGCCCCGACGGCAAGGCGTCGGCTATGACCATAGAGTTTCTCGACGATAACAATCTCGGCACGCTGCGGCGCGTGGGTGATTAG
- a CDS encoding MoaD/ThiS family protein, producing the protein MVEVTLWGSLGAIAGGKSKVEIEAKDIRELFRKLAEQYPGFEPYIDRGIAVAIDGVIYRDTWSKELPQGAEIFLLPRLAGG; encoded by the coding sequence ATGGTCGAAGTAACGCTCTGGGGATCGCTCGGCGCAATCGCCGGAGGCAAGAGCAAGGTCGAGATCGAGGCGAAGGATATTCGGGAGCTGTTCAGGAAGCTGGCTGAGCAGTATCCCGGCTTCGAGCCCTACATCGACCGCGGCATCGCAGTCGCTATCGACGGGGTTATCTATCGCGACACCTGGTCGAAGGAATTGCCACAAGGCGCTGAGATATTCCTGCTGCCGCGTCTTGCTGGCGGATGA
- a CDS encoding xanthine dehydrogenase family protein molybdopterin-binding subunit gives MNFDPRYSGRNFASVGTRPIRPDGVDKVTGRARYGADFNMAGQLVGRVLRSPHAHATIRKIDTSKAEKLNGVKAVITAADLPDLTDGDAAMYDILDNCMARKKALYDGHAVAAVAAVDARTARQALKLIEVDYEVLPHVTDVDEAMKHSAPVLNDTIFTEGVEEKPTKPSNVTKRTQYGHGDVHEGFGQADFIVERSFKTEQTHQGYIEPHACVASVSSDGTADLWVCTQGHFVYRQHCAQLLGMEASKLRVTSSEIGGGFGGKTHVWAEPVALALSRKAGRPVKLVMTRDEVFRASGPTSATSIDVRIGARKDGTITAAEATLRYSCGPYAGMWAEIGAMTAFACYRLENVRTVGYEVLVNRPKTAAYRAPSAPMAAFAVESAVDELAKEIGMDPVEFRIRNAAQEGTRSSYGPVYGPIGIGPTLEAAKNHPHMKAPLGKNQGRGMACGFWFNFGGQTCTDLNIGMDGSVSLAVGTVDVGGSRASLSLVAAEELGIAYEQVKAVVADTSSLGYNDMTDGSRGTFSSSMATISAARNAIKILRDRAAQMWDIPVDDVVWEKGHAIAKGEKYGNLAALSLKEIAAASGKTGGPIAGHSELVADGAGVSFATHICDIEVDPETGATRVLRYTVVQDAGKAVHPTYVEGQYQGGAAQGIGWALNEEYIYGKDGRLQNPGFLDYRIPVCSDLPMIDTQILEIPNPNHPYGVRGVGETSIVPPLAAIANAVSNAAGVRMTHIPMSPPRILAAIEAERGG, from the coding sequence ATGAACTTCGATCCGCGCTATTCCGGACGCAATTTCGCCTCCGTCGGCACGCGTCCCATCCGCCCCGACGGCGTCGACAAGGTGACAGGCCGCGCGCGCTACGGCGCGGACTTCAACATGGCCGGCCAGTTGGTCGGGCGTGTTCTGAGAAGCCCGCACGCGCACGCTACGATCAGGAAGATCGACACCTCAAAGGCGGAGAAGCTCAACGGCGTGAAGGCGGTGATCACCGCGGCCGACCTCCCCGACCTCACCGACGGCGATGCCGCCATGTACGACATCCTCGACAACTGCATGGCGCGCAAGAAGGCGCTCTATGACGGCCATGCGGTGGCCGCGGTCGCCGCGGTCGACGCCCGCACGGCAAGGCAGGCGCTGAAGCTGATCGAGGTCGACTATGAAGTGCTGCCGCATGTGACCGATGTCGACGAGGCGATGAAGCACTCAGCGCCCGTACTCAACGACACCATCTTCACCGAAGGCGTCGAGGAAAAGCCCACCAAGCCGTCCAACGTCACCAAGCGCACCCAGTACGGCCATGGCGACGTTCATGAGGGTTTTGGGCAGGCCGATTTCATTGTCGAACGCTCCTTCAAGACCGAGCAGACGCACCAGGGCTACATCGAGCCACATGCCTGCGTGGCGAGCGTCAGCTCCGACGGCACCGCCGACCTCTGGGTCTGCACGCAAGGCCATTTCGTCTACCGCCAGCATTGCGCCCAACTGCTTGGCATGGAAGCCTCCAAGCTGCGCGTCACCTCGTCGGAGATCGGCGGCGGCTTCGGCGGCAAGACCCATGTCTGGGCCGAGCCGGTGGCGCTGGCGCTGTCGCGCAAGGCCGGACGGCCGGTCAAGCTGGTGATGACGCGCGACGAGGTGTTTCGCGCCTCCGGCCCAACCAGCGCCACCTCGATCGACGTCAGAATCGGCGCCCGCAAGGATGGCACGATCACCGCGGCCGAGGCGACACTGCGCTATTCCTGCGGCCCCTATGCCGGCATGTGGGCTGAGATCGGCGCCATGACGGCGTTCGCCTGCTATCGGCTCGAGAACGTCAGGACGGTTGGCTACGAAGTTCTGGTCAACCGGCCGAAGACGGCGGCCTATCGCGCGCCATCGGCGCCGATGGCGGCGTTTGCGGTGGAAAGTGCCGTCGACGAGCTGGCCAAGGAGATCGGCATGGATCCGGTCGAGTTCCGGATCAGGAACGCCGCCCAGGAAGGCACCAGATCGTCCTACGGCCCGGTATACGGCCCGATTGGCATCGGCCCGACGCTGGAAGCGGCGAAGAACCATCCGCACATGAAGGCACCGCTGGGCAAGAACCAGGGCCGCGGCATGGCTTGCGGCTTCTGGTTCAACTTCGGCGGCCAGACCTGCACCGACCTCAACATCGGCATGGACGGCTCGGTCTCGCTTGCCGTCGGAACCGTGGATGTCGGCGGCTCGCGCGCCTCGCTATCGCTGGTGGCGGCGGAGGAACTCGGCATCGCCTATGAGCAGGTCAAGGCGGTGGTGGCTGACACCTCCAGCCTCGGCTACAACGACATGACGGACGGCAGCCGCGGCACCTTCTCCTCCTCTATGGCGACGATCTCGGCCGCCCGCAACGCCATCAAGATCCTGCGGGACCGCGCCGCGCAGATGTGGGACATTCCCGTCGACGACGTGGTCTGGGAAAAGGGCCACGCCATCGCCAAAGGCGAGAAGTACGGCAACCTCGCTGCACTGTCGCTTAAGGAGATCGCGGCCGCGTCAGGGAAGACGGGCGGGCCGATCGCCGGCCACAGCGAGCTCGTCGCCGACGGCGCCGGCGTCTCCTTCGCCACCCATATCTGCGATATCGAGGTCGATCCGGAGACCGGCGCGACCAGGGTCCTGCGCTACACCGTCGTGCAGGATGCCGGCAAGGCGGTGCACCCGACCTATGTCGAGGGGCAGTACCAGGGGGGTGCCGCGCAAGGCATCGGCTGGGCGCTCAACGAAGAGTACATCTACGGCAAGGACGGGCGGCTGCAGAACCCGGGCTTCCTCGACTACCGCATCCCGGTCTGCTCGGACCTGCCGATGATCGACACGCAGATCCTCGAGATCCCCAATCCCAACCATCCTTACGGGGTGCGCGGCGTCGGCGAGACCTCGATCGTGCCGCCGCTGGCGGCGATCGCCAATGCGGTGTCGAACGCCGCGGGCGTGCGGATGACGCATATCCCGATGTCGCCGCCGCGGATTCTCGCGGCGATCGAGGCGGAACGGGGAGGCTGA
- a CDS encoding (2Fe-2S)-binding protein, translating to MAGVAVSTTVNGDNVEYLCQPDETLLDVLRDRLGLTGAKEGCGTGDCGACSIILDDRLVCSCLVLGAEAEGRRVETVEGMAHGDRLHPLQQKFLEHAALQCGICTPGFLIAAKDLLAKNPDPTEEEIRFGLAGNLCRCTGYDKIVRAVQDAASVMKGA from the coding sequence ATGGCTGGTGTAGCAGTCTCAACGACAGTCAACGGCGACAATGTCGAGTACCTTTGCCAACCGGACGAGACGCTGCTCGACGTCCTGCGCGACCGCCTCGGGCTGACGGGCGCCAAGGAAGGCTGCGGCACCGGCGACTGCGGCGCCTGCAGCATCATCCTCGACGACCGGCTGGTGTGCTCGTGCCTGGTGCTCGGCGCGGAGGCCGAGGGCCGGCGTGTCGAGACCGTCGAGGGCATGGCGCATGGCGACAGGCTGCATCCACTGCAGCAGAAGTTCCTCGAGCACGCAGCACTCCAATGCGGCATCTGCACGCCGGGCTTCCTGATCGCGGCGAAGGACCTTTTGGCCAAGAATCCCGACCCGACCGAGGAGGAAATCCGCTTCGGCCTCGCCGGGAACCTCTGCCGCTGTACCGGCTATGACAAGATCGTGCGCGCCGTCCAGGACGCCGCAAGCGTGATGAAGGGAGCCTGA
- a CDS encoding FAD binding domain-containing protein codes for MRYIRPLSMEDAVGQLAGSSGTAAILAGGSDLLVRMKGGFIEPDLIVDIKAIDGLGEIRETAEGFSIGAAVSCALMGESAALKREWPGVVEAAKLIGSKQVQGRCTIVGNLCNASPAADSVPALVAASAMALIAGPGGRRTVAVEAVPTGPGKTSLAKGEIIEAIVLDRRAPRSGDAYLRFIPRTEMDIAVVSAGVNLTLDEQGVVKSARVALGAVAPTVLLVEEAAEALIGRKLDEAALERLAKVCSGACRPIDDKRGTIEFRRKVAGVLARRAATTAYARAGGK; via the coding sequence ATGCGCTACATACGTCCGCTTTCAATGGAAGATGCCGTTGGCCAGCTGGCCGGCTCGTCTGGCACGGCCGCCATTCTCGCGGGAGGCAGCGACCTCCTGGTGAGGATGAAAGGCGGCTTTATCGAGCCCGACCTGATCGTCGACATCAAAGCGATCGACGGACTGGGCGAGATCAGGGAAACGGCGGAGGGCTTCAGCATCGGTGCGGCGGTCTCCTGCGCCCTGATGGGAGAGAGCGCGGCCTTGAAGAGGGAATGGCCGGGCGTCGTCGAAGCGGCCAAGCTGATCGGCTCCAAGCAGGTACAGGGACGCTGCACCATCGTCGGCAATCTTTGCAACGCCTCGCCGGCAGCCGACAGCGTGCCGGCGCTGGTAGCCGCCAGCGCCATGGCATTGATAGCCGGGCCAGGAGGCAGGCGCACCGTCGCGGTAGAGGCAGTGCCGACCGGGCCGGGCAAGACGTCGCTCGCCAAGGGCGAGATCATCGAGGCGATCGTGCTCGACAGGCGCGCGCCGCGCTCCGGCGATGCCTATCTGCGTTTCATTCCACGCACGGAGATGGACATCGCCGTGGTCAGCGCCGGGGTGAACCTGACGCTCGATGAACAAGGTGTCGTCAAATCGGCCCGCGTGGCACTGGGCGCCGTGGCGCCGACAGTGCTGCTGGTGGAAGAGGCCGCCGAGGCCCTCATCGGCAGGAAGCTGGACGAAGCCGCGCTGGAGCGGCTGGCCAAGGTCTGCTCGGGGGCCTGCCGCCCTATCGACGACAAGCGGGGCACCATCGAGTTCAGAAGAAAAGTTGCGGGTGTGCTGGCCAGGCGGGCCGCCACGACCGCCTATGCACGTGCAGGAGGCAAATGA
- a CDS encoding ABC transporter substrate-binding protein, with the protein MINRRSIITFAALGAVSALAIMAGGTITVHAANKELKIGFVGVTSGAAAAWGTSNVRSMQTRAAWINETGGVKIGDETYDIKIVTFDDQKDPKRAIAGMEKMAQEGIHYVVGPNVDDGAAAVRPVAESKGIIYFPYAFPKELYTPPASNAVLGMIANYQSAPAIYKYLMENRGVKKVAFVAANESDPLSQRDGGVAAAKALGLEVVAATDVYQNDTRDFTPVLTPIVLQKPDLLVLSGVAPGNAPLLIRAARELGYEGLISTETAQDAKVLEEGAGELANGFISVGGASTPEIASDTMKEFVDRYTKMFGEYNDESNTKVYALEYIIETLKANPAAIDNVEGFKKTIDTFSAPNPYLKGDAKLTYVGMTSFGQKRQLSVPMVVTEYRDGKFETLFVAQVD; encoded by the coding sequence ATGATCAACAGACGTTCAATAATCACATTCGCCGCGCTCGGCGCCGTCTCCGCGCTGGCAATCATGGCCGGCGGCACAATAACGGTGCACGCCGCCAACAAGGAACTCAAGATCGGCTTTGTCGGCGTGACGAGTGGCGCGGCCGCTGCGTGGGGCACATCCAACGTCCGCTCGATGCAGACACGCGCCGCCTGGATCAACGAAACCGGCGGTGTGAAGATTGGTGACGAGACCTATGACATCAAAATCGTCACCTTCGACGACCAGAAGGACCCGAAGCGGGCGATCGCCGGCATGGAGAAGATGGCCCAGGAGGGCATCCACTATGTCGTCGGTCCGAATGTCGACGACGGCGCGGCGGCGGTGCGTCCCGTGGCAGAATCCAAGGGCATCATCTATTTTCCCTACGCATTCCCGAAGGAACTCTACACCCCGCCGGCGTCCAACGCCGTGCTCGGCATGATCGCCAACTACCAGTCGGCTCCGGCGATCTACAAATATCTCATGGAAAACAGGGGCGTGAAAAAAGTTGCCTTTGTCGCCGCCAACGAATCCGATCCGCTGAGCCAGCGGGATGGCGGTGTTGCCGCGGCAAAGGCGCTCGGGCTCGAGGTTGTGGCTGCCACGGATGTCTACCAAAACGATACCCGCGATTTCACGCCGGTACTGACGCCGATCGTTTTGCAAAAACCGGACCTGCTGGTGCTTTCGGGTGTCGCGCCCGGCAATGCGCCGCTGCTGATCCGCGCCGCGCGCGAGCTCGGCTACGAAGGTCTGATCTCCACCGAAACGGCGCAGGATGCCAAGGTGCTGGAAGAGGGCGCGGGCGAGTTGGCCAACGGCTTCATCTCAGTCGGCGGCGCATCGACGCCCGAAATCGCGTCCGACACGATGAAGGAGTTCGTCGACCGCTATACGAAAATGTTCGGCGAATACAATGACGAGTCCAACACCAAGGTCTACGCGCTCGAATACATCATCGAGACGCTGAAGGCGAACCCGGCCGCGATCGACAATGTTGAGGGGTTCAAGAAGACGATCGACACTTTCTCGGCGCCCAATCCCTATCTGAAGGGCGATGCTAAGCTGACCTATGTCGGAATGACGTCGTTTGGCCAGAAGCGCCAGCTTTCGGTCCCGATGGTGGTCACGGAATACCGCGACGGCAAGTTCGAGACGCTCTTCGTCGCT